From Mycteria americana isolate JAX WOST 10 ecotype Jacksonville Zoo and Gardens chromosome 4, USCA_MyAme_1.0, whole genome shotgun sequence, one genomic window encodes:
- the NSUN7 gene encoding putative methyltransferase NSUN7, with the protein MPGSKSNLVSLHEDVINDTSDLSEMKISDEKGSVEKRTMTLIEKNGYHDSVYSNAAKIFQGIHTEKCKDRILVRYGDDSVSPMLTFKDEYSQRVSYELAFNALKYQDLLEEILLDSCVYPCQSIPDELTSLLVVMLYDLQDRKFQAREIFHEEEPVAEVQKIERYLYSFRTKLAAALARCRIKHDALSIEYILPETIRKQEQRASALPLCVWINTFKISLQDVFQDLKKKGFTRVETVSDFDHYTYCVDQHCHDVLVFPSSLKEELLNLDLFADCKLLLQDKSRSLAVHSAQALLNTGDDMVVAHVGSHLTIAHMSVLTNHTMSRIFVCGVTSSAKAAELRNLFSHMGCKNIQLLHEDFTEIGPTDPRLQKAKVILLLPQCSGLGVGNPIDFILNEHGDAGLLRDLFQGSVPEDKLSILAERQLNELMHAMKFKVQAIVYCTCSVYPEENELVVEKALQSGVEGNKVQPYRLIPPVFSTCSNSKASTEIFFKMEPSEISSGCFLAILAREKDPSENVSVKDILARAAAKGLLDGIVPEKSKEGEKKQPKVTQRRRNITGGGIEPKIAELLHHQTVSNIKADVSTSKAVSNVQRKNVNQTKSCVQLKKSVNPVTDTALPRVLKHTSHLSPMGKAYERQTLARKARAEHKRVVLKPVEIVLPPVITPHLSPQGNKPRISTHHCFRGWTGAKGSSRRILPPPLSTAIKPTVLSHPPP; encoded by the exons ATGCCAGGTTCTAAAAGTAACTTGGTGTCTTTACATGAGGATGTTATAAATGATACTTCGGACCTGagtgaaatgaaaatttcagatgaaaaaggaTCTGTTGAAAAAAGAACAATGACTCTGATTGAGAAGAATGGCTATCACGACTCCGTATACAGCAACGCAGCTAAGATTTTTCAAGGCATTCATACTGAAAAGTGTAAGGATAGAATATTGGTGCGGTATGGTGATGACTCAGTATCTCCCATGCTGACTTTTAAAGATGAGTATTCCCAGCGTGTATCTTATGAACTGGCTTTCAATGCTCTAAAAT atcAAGATCTTCTTGAAGAAATATTGTTAGATAGTTGTGTTTACCCATGCCAGTCAATA CCAGATGAATTAACCAGCTTGCTTGTTGTGATGCTTTATGACCTACAAGACCGAAAGTTTCAAGCACGAGAGATTTTTCATGAAGAGGAACCTGTAGCAGAAGTTCAGAAAATAGAGCGTTATCTATACAG TTTTAGGACCAAATTGGCAGCTGCACTAGCAAGATGTCGCATCAAACATGATGCTCTTTCAATTGAATACATTCTACCAGAAACCATACGGAAGCAGGAACAAAGGGCTTCTGCTTTACCGTTATGTGTTTGgataaacacatttaaaattag TCTTCAAGATGTTTTCCAAGATTTGAAGAAGAAGGGATTCACAAGAGTTGAAACTGTGTCAGACTTTGACCATTATACGTACTGTGTGGATCAACACTGCCATGATGTATtggtttttccttcctctcttaaAGAAGAACTGCTTAATTTAGATCTTTTTGCAGATTGCAAACTCTTACTGCAG GATAAGTCTCGCAGCCTTGCTGTACACTCTGCACAGGCGCTGTTGAATACAGGTGACGACATGGTAGTGGCTCACGTAGGTTCCCATCTGACCATTGCCCATATGTCAGTGCTGACAAATCACACCATGTCCAGAATTTTTGTTTGCGGTGTGACATcttcagcaaaagcagcagaactgaGGAACTTGTTCAGTCACATGGGATGTAAAA atATTCAGTTGTTACATGAAGACTTTACTGAGATTGGACCAACAGACCCAAGACTTCAAAAGGCAAAAGTTATTTTGCTGCTACCACAATGCTCTGGGCTGGGTGTTGGCAATCCAatagactttattttaaatgaacacGGAG ATGCAGGATTGCTAAGAGACCTTTTCCAAGGATCTGTACCTGAGGATAAACTCAGTATTCTTGCTGAGAGGCAGCTTAATGAGTTGATGCATGCAATGAAAT ttaAAGTACAAGCTATTGTTTACTGCACTTGTTCAGTTTACCCAGAAGAAAATGAACTAGTAGTGGAAAAAGCACTGCAATCTGGAGTGGAAGGAAATAAAGTACAACCATATAG GCTtattcctcctgttttttctACATGCTCCAATTCAAAGGcttccactgaaatttttttcaaaatggagCCATCAGAAATTTCCAGTGGCTGTTTTCTAGCTATTCTGGCAAGAGAG aaagatCCTTCTGAAAATGTGTCTGTTAAAGACATTTTGGCTCGTGCTGCAGCTAAAGGACTACTAGATGGCATTGTtccagaaaaatcaaaggaaggggagaaaaagcaaccAAAAGTAACACAACGTAGAAGGAATATTACTGGTGGTGGTATAGAGCCGAAGATTGCAGAGCTCCTTCACCATCAAACTGTATCTAATATTAAGGCTGATGTTTCCACGTCTAAAGCAGTCAGTAACGTACAACGAAAGAATGTGAACCAAACAAAGAGCTGTGTTCAGCTGAAGAAATCTGTCAACCCCGTTACAGACACAGCTCTGCCTAGAGTGCTGAAGCACACATCTCATTTGTCACCTATGGGCAAGGCGTATGAAAGACAGACACTTGCTAGGAAGGCACGTGCAGAACATAAAAGGGTTGTATTGAAGCCTGTGGAAATTGTTTTGCCTCCAGTGATAACACCACACCTAAGTCCACAAGGAAACAAACCCAGGATATCAACTCATCATTGCTTTCGTGGCTGGACTGGAGCCAAGGGTTCGAGTCGTAGGATACTTCCACCACCTCTGTCTACAGCGATCAAGCCAACTGTGCTTAGCCATCCTCCACCATAG